The sequence TCGGCATCGCGACCGCGTTCGTGAAAGCGGGCGCGAAGGTGGCCATCAACGGCCGCAACGTGGAGAAGCTGGAGGGCGCGGTGAAGGGCCTCCAGGCCCACGGCACCGCCATGGGCGTGGCCGCGGACGTGCGCGACTACGCGTCCGTGACCCAGGCCCTGCAGCAGGTGAAGGACGCGTACGGCGAGATCGACATCCTGGTGTGCGGCGCCGCCGGCAACTTCCCCGCGCCCGCGCTGGGCATGTCCTCCAACGGCTTCAAGGCGGTGATGGACATCGACGTGCTGGGCACCTTCAACGTGTCCCGCGCCGCCTTCGAGCACCTGCGCAAGCCGGGCGCCTCCGTCATCAACATCTCCGCGCCGCAGGCCTACCTGCCCATGGCCATGCAGGCCCACGTGTGCGCCGCCAAGGCCGGCGTGGACATGCTCACCCGCGTGCTCGCCATCGAGTGGGGCGGCGCGGGCGTGCGCATCAACGCCATCACCCCGGGCCCGATTGAAGGCACGGAGGGCATGAGCCGGCTGGCCCCGTCCGAAGCGGCCCGCACGAAGCTCGCGGAAGCCCTGCCTCTCCAGCGATTCGGGACGCCGGACGACATCGCCCGGCTGGCCCTGTTCCTGGCCTCGGACGCGGCGTCGTACATCACCGGCGCCATCATGGTCTGCGACGGCGGCCAGTCCCTCCTGGGCGGCGCCGCGGTGCTCCAGGCCATCAACGGCTGATGGCAGTCGCCGGCCCTGCTTCGCGGTGGCCGGGGAATGTCTGCTAGAAAGTGTTGCAGCCCTGCGTGCCGTACACGAAGCCGCAGGGCTGCTCGCTGGACAGGGACATCCATGACGCCACGCTTTGCCTTGCTCGCCCGCTGTCTGGGGGTGGGTTTGTTGTGTCTGGGATTGTCCCTGG is a genomic window of Corallococcus macrosporus containing:
- a CDS encoding SDR family oxidoreductase is translated as MADSVFKDGLLKGKTAFVSGGSSGINLGIATAFVKAGAKVAINGRNVEKLEGAVKGLQAHGTAMGVAADVRDYASVTQALQQVKDAYGEIDILVCGAAGNFPAPALGMSSNGFKAVMDIDVLGTFNVSRAAFEHLRKPGASVINISAPQAYLPMAMQAHVCAAKAGVDMLTRVLAIEWGGAGVRINAITPGPIEGTEGMSRLAPSEAARTKLAEALPLQRFGTPDDIARLALFLASDAASYITGAIMVCDGGQSLLGGAAVLQAING